The Agromyces mariniharenae sequence CCGACATGGGCGCCATCGGGTGGCTCGTCGACGGCGCCGCGATCTGCAACCAGGTGCCGCTGTGCCGCGCGTCCTACGGGCCCTACGGCCGGGCGATGGTGCGCATCTGCAAGGAGGAGTCGTTCCACCAGCGGCAGGGCTTCGAGATCCTGCTCGAGCTCATGCAGGGCTCCGAGGCGCAGCGCGAGATGGCGCAGGACGCCGTGAACCGCTGGTACTGGCCGAGCCTCATGATGTTCGGCCCACCCGACGACCAGTCGCCGAACTCGGCGCAGTCGATGGCGTGGAACATCAAGCGGTTCTCGAACGACGAGCTGCGCCAGCGCTTCGTCGGCATGCTCGTGCCGCAGGCCGAGGTGCTCGGCGTCACGCTGCCCGACCCGAACCTGGCGTGGAACGAGGAGCGCCAGGCCTACGACATGAGCGAGATCGACTGGACCGAGTTCAACGAGGTGCTCGCCGGTCGCGGTCCGGCGAACGCCGAGCGCCTGCGCCGCCGGCGCGAGGCCCATGACGACGGCGCCTGGGTGCGCGAGGCGGCCGCCGAGTACGCCCGCAAGCAGGCCGAGCGCGAGAAGGCGGTGGCGTGATGAGCACTCCGGGCGAGACGGGCACCGAGGCCTGGCCCCTCTGGGAGGTCTTCGTGCGGGCCAACCGCGGCCTCAGCCACGTGCACGTCGGGTCGCTGCACGCGCCCGACGCCGACATGGCCGTGCGCAACGCGCGCGACCTCTACACGCGGCGCAACGAGGGCGTCTCGATCTGGGTGGTGCCCGCCGACGCGATCACCACGAGCGACCCCGACGCGAAGGGCGCGTTCTTCGAGAGCCCGGCCGGCAAGAACTACCGCCACGCGGTGTACTACACGAAGTCCGAGGGGGTGAAGCACCTGTGAGCGACCAGCACGACGCGCACGGCGACGTCTCGGTCGACCAGGTCGAGCTCGTCGAGGAGCTCGCGGGTGCCGGCGCCGAGGGCCACGGCGCGGTCGCGTCGGCGGATGCCGCGGAGTACGCGATGCGGCTCGGCGACGACGCCCTGGTGCTCGCGCAGCAGCTCGGCATGTGGATCACCCGCGCGCCCGAGCTCGAGGAGGATGTGGCGCTCGGCAACATCGGCCTCGACCTCATCGGCCACGCCCGGTCGCTGCTGCACTACGCGGGCAGCGCCACCGGCCGCAGCGAGGACGACCTCGCCTACTGGCGGGACGAGCCCGAGTGGCGCAACGCGTGGATCTTCGAGCAGCCGAACGGCGACTTCGCGCACACGATCGCCCGCCAGCTCGTGGTGTCGACCTACCTGCTCGAGCTCTACGGCGAGCTCTCGGCGTCGACCGATCCGACCCTCGCGGCCATCGCGGCGAAGGCGGCCAAGGAGGTCGACTACCACCGCGACCACGCCGTGCAGTGGACGCTCCGCCTCGCGCACGGCACCGACGAGTCGCGTCGCCGCATGATCGTGGCGATCGCCGACACCTGGCCCTACCTCGACGAGCTCTTCGAGGACGACGAGCTCACCGAGCGCCTCGCCGACGCGGGCGTCGCTGTGCTGCCGTCGACGCTGCGCGACCGGTTCGACGAGGTCGTCGCCGCGGTGCTCGCCGAGGCCGAGTTCGAGCCGCCCACCGGGCGGACGGCGTTCATCGCCGCCGGCCGCGGACGCTCCGGCAGCCACACCGAGCACCTCGGTCCGCTGCTCGCGGAGATGCAGGTGCTCGCCCGCCAGCACCCGGGGGCGTCGTGGTGAGCGCGGTCGTTCGTCGAGTAGCGACGCCGCAGGCGACGCGTATCGAGACGCAGTCCGTCGCCCGGCCGCTGCCGAGCGACCCGATGGCCCGACGCGCCTGGGAGGTCGCCGCCACCGTGACCGACCCCGAGATCCCGGTGCTCACGATCGAGGACCTCGGCGTGCTGCGCTCGGTCGAGGTCGACGGCGGCGGCGCCGTGCGCGTGCAGCTGACCCCCACGTACAGCGGATGCCCCGCGCTCGACGCCATGCGCGACGACGTGCTCGTGGCGCTCACCCACGCCGGCTACGACGACGTGCGGGTCGACCTCGTGCTCGCCCCCGCGTGGACGACCGACTGGATGAGCGACGCCGGCAAGGAGAAGCTGCGCCGCTACGGCATCCAGGCGCCCACCGGCCGGGCCGCTGCGAAGCAGGGCCCCGTGCGCCTGCAGCTCGCGGTGAAGTGCCCGCGCTGCGACTCGCTGAACACCCGCGAGCTCGCCCGCTTCGGCTCGACGTCGTGCAAGGCGCTCTACGAGTGCCGCGACTGCCTCGAGCCCTTCGACTACTTCAAGGTGCTCTGATGGCCGCGCGCAACCTGGGGTCGACGGGCCTGGGATTCGGCACGTCGACCGCCCCCGCCCCGAGCGCCGCGCAGCCTGCTGACGCCTCCGTCGCCGAGGCGTTCCTCGCCTCGACGGTCGGCGGCGAACACGTCGTGAAGCGACACCGGGCGCGGTTCCACGAGCTCGCGGTCGCGGAGGTGCGTCCGCTCACGGCCGACGCCGTCGAGGTGACCTTCACGGTGCCCGAGGAGCTCGCCGACGACTACACCTACCTGCCCGGCCAGTACGTCGCGCTCCGCAAGGAGCTCGACGGGCACGAGCGCCGCCGGAGCTACTCGATCTGCCGGCCGCCCGAGCGCGGCAGCATCTCGGTCGCCATCAAGCGCGACCTCGGCGGCATCTTCTCGTCGTGGGCGAACTCCGAGCTGCAGGCGGGCGACACGCTCGACGTGATGAGCCCGCAGGGCACGTTCACCTCGACGCTCGACGCCCTCGACGGCAAGCACATCGTCGGCATCGCCGCCGGCAGCGGCATCACGCCGCTCATGGCGCTCGCGCACACCGTGCTCTCGCGCTCGGCGACGGCGGAGTTCGAACTCGTCTACACGAACCGTTCGACGCTCGACGTGATGTTCCTCGAGGAGCTCGCCGAGCTGAAGGACCGCTACCCGTCGCGACTCGCCGTGCACCACGTGCTCTCGCGCGAGCAGCGCACCGCGCCGCTCCTGTCGGGCCGCATCGACGCGGAGAAGCTCGGCACCATGCTCGACGTGCTCATCCGGCCCGAGACGGTCGACGAGTGGTTCCTCTGCGGGCCGTTCGAGCTCGTGCAGCTCGCCCGCGACACCCTCGCGGCGAACGGCGTGCCGGCCGACCACGTGCGCTACGAGCTGTTCACGACCGACGCCGACCGCGTCGAGCCGCGGCACGGGCGGCCCGTCGACGTGAAGCAGGGCGAGGAGACCGTCGCGATCGAGTTCACGCTCGACGGGCAGTCCTCGACGGTCGAGAGCCCCGTGTCGGCGAACGAGTCGATCCTCAACGCGGCGCTGCGCGTGCGTCCCGACGTGCCGTTCGCGTGCGCGGGCGGCGTGTGCGGCACGTGCCGGGCTCGCCTCGTCGAGGGCAGCGTGAACATGACCGAGAACTACGCGCTGGAGCCCGACGAACTGGAGCGCGGCTACGTGCTCACGTGCCAGTCGCACCCGAAGTCCGACCGCGTCGTCGTCGACTACGACGTCTGACCCCGGTACCCTGCGAGCGGGCCCGACACCGACGTCGGGCCGCGCCCCGACGAAGGAGCATCATGATCGAACTCAGCGTCACCGACGGCGTGGCGGAGGTCGTGCTGAACGCCCCCGACAAGCTCAACGCCCTCGACGTCGCGGCGCTCGCCGAGCTGACCGAGGCGTACGCGTCGGCCGAGCACGCGGCCGAGGCGGGCGACGTGCGGGCGCTCGTGCTGCGCGGCGAGGGTCGCGCGTTCTGCGCCGGCCGCGACATCTCGGGCGTCGACCCGCGCGACGACGACGTGATCGGGTACCTCGGCGGGCGCGTGCAGCCGCTCCTCGAGCGCATGGCGGCCTTCCCGGCTCCCACGTTCGCCGTCGCGCACGGCGCGTGCCTCGGTGTCGGGCTCGGACTGCTCATCGCGAGCGACATCGTGTACGTCGCCGACACCGCGAAGATCGGCTCTCCGTTCGCCAACCTCGGGGCGACCCTCGACTCTGGCGGCCACGCGCTGTTCTTCGAACGGCTCGGCGCGCACCGGACCATGGACCTCATCGTCACGGGCCGGCTCATGTCGGGCACCGAGGCGGTCGCCGCGGGCCTGTTCTCGCAGGTGTTCCCCGCCGACGAGGTGACGGATGCCGCCCGCGCCGCGGCCCGCGCCGCGGCATCCGGGGCCACCCAGGCGTTCGTGGCCTCGAAGTCGCTCATCGCATCGCTGCGCGACGACCGCCTCGGGCTCTGGCAGTCGATGGACCAGGAGAACCGGGCGCAGGCGGCCCTGTGCGACACCGACGACTACCGCGAGGGCTTCGCCGCGTTCCAGCAGAAGCGCAGGCCGGAGTTCACCGGCCGCGGCTGAGCTCGCCGACGCCTAGTCGGGGAGCGGCCGCTCCGACGCGGCGAGCCGGGCCTCGTCGAAGAGCACGCGGCCGGCCCGCTCGTAGAGCTCCATCGCCTGCTCGGGGGTGTCGCCGACGGCGGTCATGCCCACGCGACCGTGCTCGGTGATCGAGCTGATCATGTGGAACACGATCCCGGTCTGCCGCGACTGGTCGAAGTGCAGGCCGTGCCGTGCGACCACGTCGAACAGGTCGCCGATCGAGAGCGCCCGCAGCTCCTCGCCCTCGAGGTGGTCGGTGGCGACGAGGTGCTTCTCGGCGCCCTCGGGCGTGAGGAACCGGCCCGTCTCAGCGTCGTACCGCCCATCGGTCAGGAACTGCAGGGTGAGGAACGGATGCGTCGTGCCGCCCTTGCGGAGGTTGAGCTCGATCGCGTACGCCGACCATCCGCCCGCGGCATCCCGCATCGTGACGAAGTCGACCGCGAACCGCCCGAGCACGCCCTCGGCGGCCAGCCGCTCGCCGATCGCCGTCGCCGGCTCGCTGATGAGGCGCGAGTAGGCCGGATCGGCCGGGAAGACGCAGCCCAGGTAGCTCTGCCCGCTCGCGCCGCCGAGCAGCTGGTCGTGCGTCGACAGGAGCTCGACCGTGCCGTCGGGCAGCGAGCGCAGCTGCACGCTCGGGCTCAGCAGCTCCTCGCCCACGATGCGCTCCTCGACGATGCCGCCGTCGGACTCGAGCTTCGCCACGTAGGCCGCGAACGGCACGTCCTGCGCCTCGAGCCGCATGCCGTCGACGCGCTCGGCGATCGCCGAGCGCCGTTCCGGCGCCGGCAGCCCGCCGACGCCGCCCAGGTCGACGAGCGCGTTGCCGGCCCCCGAGACGCCGTCGTTGAGCTTCACGATGACCTGGCCGATGGTCGGCCGCGCGTCGAGCAGCCCGCCGATCGCGTCGACCACCTCGTCGAGGCCGTGCAGGTCCTCCGCTCCGAGCGGATACGGCACGCCGACCTCGCCGAAGAGCCGGCGGCATCCGGTCTTCGTGCCGAGGTCGGCCAGCCGGGGGTCGGAGCCGTACATCGGGATGCCGAGCTCGAGCGCGAGGTCGCGTTCGAGCTCGGTCGTGTTGTACGGGATGAGGTGGCTGCGGCCGCGGTTCGGGATGAGACCCGCGATCCTCTCGAGCAGCCGCGGGCGCTCGAGCAGCTTCACGCTGAGCGGTCGCGGCGACGCGTCGCCGACCGGGACCATCGTCAGCCGGGCGTGCGCGTGGCTCGGGATGACGCCGGGCAGGAGCGCGAGGTAGTACTCGATGATGCGCGGATCGATGGGCATCGACGAGACGTAGACCATGCGGAGCCGGGGCTGGCGGAGCAGGAGCAGCAGGAAGAGGAACCGCTCCTCGAACGCCTGCGCCATGCTGCCGCTGCCGCTTCCCGGGACCGCCCGGCTCAACGTCACCGACGGGATGACGACGACGGACTCGTCCTCGAGCCCGAGTCGCATCGCGTCCCATACCGACGGCATCCGCTCCTGCAGCCGATCGAAGCGCAGGTTCCGGGCGTCCTCGTCGAGCCCCGACAGCGTGGCCGTCGTCGAGGCGGTCCTCGTCGCGTCATCCACCGTGGTCATGTCCCCACCTCCGCCTTCGGCTCGTCGATGCCCGTGATCGCGAACGCCCGCACCGGCCGGCTGAAGCCGCGCAGGTCGAGCTCGCCGACCGGCTCGCCCGTGGCCAGCCCCTCGGCCGCCGAGTACACGCGCTGGGCGACGAGGATCTGCCCGGCCTCCGCCACGGCGCACAGCCGGGCGGCCAGGTTCGTGACGCTGCCGATGGCGGCGTAGTCGAACCGCCCCTCGAACCCGATGCGGCCGAGCGTCGCGTAGCCCTGGGCGATCCCGATGCCGAAGCCGAGGTCGTTGCCCTGCCGGCTCCAGCCGTGGGCGAGCTCGGCGACGCGCTCGCGCATGGCGACCGCCATCGCCACCGCCCGCTCGGCCGGATCGTCGACCGGCAACGGGTCGTTGAAGAACACCATGAGCCCGTCGCCCGTGAACCGCTCGAGCGTGCCCTCGAACCGGTAGATCAGCTCTCCGAGCGCGCGGTGGTACTCGGCCAGGACGCCCATGACCTCCTCGGGCTCGCTCGCCTCGGCGAACGAGGTGAAGCCCCTGAGGTCGCAGAACACCACGACGATCTCGCGCCGGTGGCTGGCGAGCACGCCCTCCTCGCCCGAATCCAGCACGACGTCGACGAGCTGCGGCGACAGGAAGCGGCGGAGTCGGTTGACCCGCTCGAGCTCGGCGACCTGCGCGTCGACCCGCGCCTCGAGCTCGACGTTCCACGCCGCGAGCTCCTCGGCCTGCCGCTCGATGGTGTCGTGGTAGCGCTTGATGCGGGCGAGCGACGCGACGCGGGCGAGGAGCTCGCCCTGGTCGAACGGCTTGCTCACGAAGTCGTCGGCGCCGGCCTCGATGGCACGGACCTTCTCCTGCTCGCCGCTCGCCGTGATCATGACGACCGGCAGGAAGGCGAACGACTCGCTGGCCCGGATGCGGCGGCACACCTCGTAGCCGTCGAGGCCGGGCATCACGATGTCGAGCAGCACGAGGTCGGCGCCGGCCGTGGGCAGCATCGCGAGCGCCTCCTCGCCCGAGGACGCCGTGAGCACCCGGTAGCCGCGTGGGCTCAGGACCGCGTCGAGCAGCCGGAGGTTCTGGGGCAGGTCGTCCACCGCGAGGATGGTGACCTCGTCACGGCGCATCGTTCCGTCCGTTGCTCAGGAACTCGCTCACCTGCCCGGGCAGCGCCCGCACGCTGATCGGCTTGCCGAGGTAGCCGTCGAAGCCCTCGCGGGCGGTGCGCTCCCGGTCCTCCTTC is a genomic window containing:
- the paaC gene encoding 1,2-phenylacetyl-CoA epoxidase subunit PaaC encodes the protein MSDQHDAHGDVSVDQVELVEELAGAGAEGHGAVASADAAEYAMRLGDDALVLAQQLGMWITRAPELEEDVALGNIGLDLIGHARSLLHYAGSATGRSEDDLAYWRDEPEWRNAWIFEQPNGDFAHTIARQLVVSTYLLELYGELSASTDPTLAAIAAKAAKEVDYHRDHAVQWTLRLAHGTDESRRRMIVAIADTWPYLDELFEDDELTERLADAGVAVLPSTLRDRFDEVVAAVLAEAEFEPPTGRTAFIAAGRGRSGSHTEHLGPLLAEMQVLARQHPGASW
- the paaE gene encoding 1,2-phenylacetyl-CoA epoxidase subunit PaaE, which gives rise to MAARNLGSTGLGFGTSTAPAPSAAQPADASVAEAFLASTVGGEHVVKRHRARFHELAVAEVRPLTADAVEVTFTVPEELADDYTYLPGQYVALRKELDGHERRRSYSICRPPERGSISVAIKRDLGGIFSSWANSELQAGDTLDVMSPQGTFTSTLDALDGKHIVGIAAGSGITPLMALAHTVLSRSATAEFELVYTNRSTLDVMFLEELAELKDRYPSRLAVHHVLSREQRTAPLLSGRIDAEKLGTMLDVLIRPETVDEWFLCGPFELVQLARDTLAANGVPADHVRYELFTTDADRVEPRHGRPVDVKQGEETVAIEFTLDGQSSTVESPVSANESILNAALRVRPDVPFACAGGVCGTCRARLVEGSVNMTENYALEPDELERGYVLTCQSHPKSDRVVVDYDV
- a CDS encoding enoyl-CoA hydratase/isomerase family protein, whose amino-acid sequence is MIELSVTDGVAEVVLNAPDKLNALDVAALAELTEAYASAEHAAEAGDVRALVLRGEGRAFCAGRDISGVDPRDDDVIGYLGGRVQPLLERMAAFPAPTFAVAHGACLGVGLGLLIASDIVYVADTAKIGSPFANLGATLDSGGHALFFERLGAHRTMDLIVTGRLMSGTEAVAAGLFSQVFPADEVTDAARAAARAAASGATQAFVASKSLIASLRDDRLGLWQSMDQENRAQAALCDTDDYREGFAAFQQKRRPEFTGRG
- the paaB gene encoding 1,2-phenylacetyl-CoA epoxidase subunit PaaB; the protein is MSTPGETGTEAWPLWEVFVRANRGLSHVHVGSLHAPDADMAVRNARDLYTRRNEGVSIWVVPADAITTSDPDAKGAFFESPAGKNYRHAVYYTKSEGVKHL
- the paaD gene encoding 1,2-phenylacetyl-CoA epoxidase subunit PaaD, which produces MARRAWEVAATVTDPEIPVLTIEDLGVLRSVEVDGGGAVRVQLTPTYSGCPALDAMRDDVLVALTHAGYDDVRVDLVLAPAWTTDWMSDAGKEKLRRYGIQAPTGRAAAKQGPVRLQLAVKCPRCDSLNTRELARFGSTSCKALYECRDCLEPFDYFKVL
- the paaA gene encoding 1,2-phenylacetyl-CoA epoxidase subunit PaaA produces the protein MTAPADLSVASREEHDEAAQALFDDLIAKDSRIEPRDWMPEAYRKTLIRQISQHAHSEIIGMQPESNWITRAPSLKRKAILMAKVQDEAGHGLYLYSAAQTLGIGREEMMQQLIDGKARYSSIFNYTTPTWADMGAIGWLVDGAAICNQVPLCRASYGPYGRAMVRICKEESFHQRQGFEILLELMQGSEAQREMAQDAVNRWYWPSLMMFGPPDDQSPNSAQSMAWNIKRFSNDELRQRFVGMLVPQAEVLGVTLPDPNLAWNEERQAYDMSEIDWTEFNEVLAGRGPANAERLRRRREAHDDGAWVREAAAEYARKQAEREKAVA
- a CDS encoding peptide ligase PGM1-related protein; protein product: MTTVDDATRTASTTATLSGLDEDARNLRFDRLQERMPSVWDAMRLGLEDESVVVIPSVTLSRAVPGSGSGSMAQAFEERFLFLLLLLRQPRLRMVYVSSMPIDPRIIEYYLALLPGVIPSHAHARLTMVPVGDASPRPLSVKLLERPRLLERIAGLIPNRGRSHLIPYNTTELERDLALELGIPMYGSDPRLADLGTKTGCRRLFGEVGVPYPLGAEDLHGLDEVVDAIGGLLDARPTIGQVIVKLNDGVSGAGNALVDLGGVGGLPAPERRSAIAERVDGMRLEAQDVPFAAYVAKLESDGGIVEERIVGEELLSPSVQLRSLPDGTVELLSTHDQLLGGASGQSYLGCVFPADPAYSRLISEPATAIGERLAAEGVLGRFAVDFVTMRDAAGGWSAYAIELNLRKGGTTHPFLTLQFLTDGRYDAETGRFLTPEGAEKHLVATDHLEGEELRALSIGDLFDVVARHGLHFDQSRQTGIVFHMISSITEHGRVGMTAVGDTPEQAMELYERAGRVLFDEARLAASERPLPD
- a CDS encoding adenylate/guanylate cyclase domain-containing protein, with the translated sequence MRRDEVTILAVDDLPQNLRLLDAVLSPRGYRVLTASSGEEALAMLPTAGADLVLLDIVMPGLDGYEVCRRIRASESFAFLPVVMITASGEQEKVRAIEAGADDFVSKPFDQGELLARVASLARIKRYHDTIERQAEELAAWNVELEARVDAQVAELERVNRLRRFLSPQLVDVVLDSGEEGVLASHRREIVVVFCDLRGFTSFAEASEPEEVMGVLAEYHRALGELIYRFEGTLERFTGDGLMVFFNDPLPVDDPAERAVAMAVAMRERVAELAHGWSRQGNDLGFGIGIAQGYATLGRIGFEGRFDYAAIGSVTNLAARLCAVAEAGQILVAQRVYSAAEGLATGEPVGELDLRGFSRPVRAFAITGIDEPKAEVGT